One region of Palaemon carinicauda isolate YSFRI2023 chromosome 40, ASM3689809v2, whole genome shotgun sequence genomic DNA includes:
- the LOC137631532 gene encoding probable peptidoglycan muropeptide transporter SLC46 — MTSRPSVTLHFSEMEENESVHSDSELLDNANHHPREISVEYRSEKPGCCRRVLEGIKMITVEPILLLDIVSWSLQSSLTTNLLLEKVCNERNYTSEICANITAHPDIQAQVQKQVTLINMYKDLITVIPSVFFVLFIGAWSDKYGRKVPLTLPLCGSFLSTLILLANAYWMDLPAMFVLFSAIPQVFTGGTMTMIMAAFSYIADITKPRSRTTRIALMDFCFVLGFPIGIWLSDFIYYRLNYFGIYGISASLFFLTIIYSLIRIEDTRGPFSKHRLDDAEFTQKPNTMFRDLFDTQNMKDAIAVCSKLRPNKGRGKILALMTSMFSTLFTFGVANIAYLFVKIKFGWDYNQYVHLGIVRCFAGILGVGIMLPLLSYKLQVHDSVLGIIGCFSGVASSIVTGFAPSSWYMYLGTVVGGFSGLAALVNRSILSKIVPDEEIGKVFSMTAAFEAAVPLMSSPLYTLVYNTSIKSFPGAVYLMTSLFFLFPFCTYVWLFITRHLSVFEHRLLDENIPDIED; from the exons ATGACCAGCAGACCTAGCGTGACTCTTCATTTCTCAGAAATGGAGGAAAATGAAAGTGTACATTCAGACTCTGAACTTCTCGACAATGCAAACCATCACCCTCGAGAAATTTCGGTGGAATACCGTTCTGAAAAGCCAGGGTGTTGCAGAAGAGTGCTAGAAGGTATAAAGATGATCACTGTGGAGCCAATACTACTTTTGGACATTGTAAGCTGGTCTTTGCAGTCTTCACTCACAACTAATTTATTACTCGAAAAG GTTTGTAACGAGCGTAACTACACGAGTGAAATTTGTGCTAATATAACAGCTCATCCAGATATTCAAGCACAAGTACAAAAGCAAGTGACCCTCATAAATATGTACAAAGACTTAATAACAGTTATTCCCAGTGTTTTCTTTGTATTATTCATCGGAGCGTGGAGTGACAAGTATGGACGGAAAGTGCCGCTAACCTTACCCTTATGTGGAAGCTTCTTGTCCACACTCATACTTTTG GCCAACGCATACTGGATGGACTTACCAGCGATGTTCGTTCTGTTCTCTGCAATCCCACAAGTATTTACTGGTGGAACTATGACAATGATAATGGCTGCATTTTCATACATTGCAGATATTACGAAACCAAGATCAAGAACGACTCGCATAGCACTAATGGACTTTTGTTTTGTGCTTGGTTTTCCAATTGGTATTTGGCTCAGTGATTTCATATATTACAGGTTGAATTATTTTGGAATATATGGAATAAGTGCTTCTCTCTTCTTCTTGACCATTATTTACTCGCTTATAAGGATTGAAGACACGCGTGGGCCATTCTCAAAGCATCGTCTTGATGATGCTGAATTTACTCAGAAACCAAATACCATGTTTAGAGATTTGTTTGATACTCAGAATATGAAAGATGCTATAGCTGTGTGCTCAAAGCTTCGACCAAACAAAGGGCGGGGTAAAATCCTTGCTCTTATGACTTCAATGTTCTCAACTCTTTTCACTTTTG GAGTCGCAAATATTGCCTACCTCTTTGTGAAAATAAAATTTGGTTGGGATTATAACCAATACGTACACTTAGGAATTGTGAGGTGCTTCGCAGGAATTTTGG GTGTTGGAATTATGTTACCATTGCTGAGCTACAAATTACAAGTGCATGACTCGGTTTTAGGAATCATTGGTTGCTTTAGTGGAGTAGCGTCTTCCATTGTAACAGGGTTTGCTCCAAGTTCTTGGTATATGTATTTAG GTACTGTTGTTGGTGGTTTCTCAGGATTGGCAGCATTGGTAAACCGATCAATCTTGAGCAAAATCGTTCCAGATGAGGAAATTGGGAAAGTTTTTTCAATGACTGCAGCATTTGAAGCAGCAGTACCTCTCATGTCAAGTCCTTTGTACACATTAGTATATAACACCTCCATCAAATCATTTCCTGGTGCAGTGTACTTGATGACTTCGTTGTTTTTCCTGTTTCCATTCTGTACATATGT atGGCTTTTCATCACAAGACATCTGTCTGTATTCGAACATCGCCTACTTGATGAAAACATTCCAGACATTGAAGATTAG